In the genome of Hymenobacter cellulosivorans, one region contains:
- the ahcY gene encoding adenosylhomocysteinase encodes MVETTTKTYVPYKVKDMSLAEWGRKEIRLAEAEMPGLMSLREEFGASQPLKGARIAGCLHMTIQTAVLIETLIALGADVTWSSCNIFSTQDHAAAAIAAAGIPVYAWKGMNEEEFNWCIEQTLYFGEEREPLNMILDDGGDLTNMVLDRFPELAAGIKGISEETTTGVLRLLDRVKNGTLPMPAFNINDSVTKSKFDNKYGCKESAVDAIRRATDVMMAGKIAVVAGYGDVGKGTAASLRGAGARVIVTEIDPICALQAAMDGYAVKRMENAIKEADIVVTATGNCDIITEQHFRALKDKAIVCNIGHFDDEIDMAWLNSNYGHTKDTVKPQVDLYNIDGKEVIILAEGRLVNLGCATGHPSFVMSNSFTNQTLAQLELWQNSAAYENKVYTLPKHLDEKVARLHLAKIGVELDELKPKQASYIGVEVQGPFKSDLYRY; translated from the coding sequence ATGGTTGAAACCACGACGAAAACGTACGTTCCGTACAAAGTAAAGGACATGTCGCTGGCCGAATGGGGCCGCAAAGAAATCCGGTTGGCTGAGGCTGAAATGCCGGGTTTGATGTCCTTGCGGGAAGAGTTCGGTGCATCCCAGCCCCTGAAAGGTGCGCGCATCGCCGGCTGCCTGCACATGACTATCCAAACGGCGGTTCTGATTGAAACGCTTATCGCCCTGGGTGCCGACGTCACCTGGTCGTCCTGCAATATCTTCTCGACCCAAGACCACGCCGCCGCTGCTATTGCCGCCGCTGGTATTCCGGTATACGCCTGGAAAGGCATGAACGAGGAAGAGTTTAACTGGTGCATCGAGCAGACGCTGTACTTCGGCGAAGAGCGCGAGCCCCTGAACATGATTCTGGACGACGGCGGTGACCTGACCAACATGGTCCTGGACCGCTTCCCCGAACTGGCCGCTGGCATCAAAGGCATTTCCGAAGAAACCACGACCGGCGTGCTGCGCCTGCTGGACCGCGTTAAAAACGGTACGCTGCCCATGCCCGCCTTCAACATCAACGACTCAGTTACCAAGTCGAAGTTTGATAACAAGTACGGCTGCAAAGAGTCGGCCGTGGACGCTATCCGCCGCGCTACCGACGTAATGATGGCCGGCAAAATTGCCGTGGTGGCCGGTTACGGCGACGTCGGGAAAGGTACTGCCGCTTCGCTGCGTGGTGCCGGTGCCCGCGTTATTGTAACCGAAATTGACCCCATCTGCGCCCTGCAGGCCGCCATGGACGGTTACGCAGTGAAGCGTATGGAGAATGCTATTAAGGAAGCGGACATCGTAGTGACAGCTACCGGCAACTGCGACATCATCACCGAGCAGCACTTCCGCGCCCTGAAGGACAAAGCTATTGTCTGCAACATCGGCCACTTCGACGATGAGATTGACATGGCTTGGTTGAACTCGAACTACGGCCACACCAAGGACACGGTGAAGCCCCAGGTTGACCTCTACAACATCGACGGCAAGGAAGTAATTATCCTGGCTGAAGGCCGCCTCGTAAACCTGGGCTGCGCTACGGGTCACCCTTCGTTCGTGATGTCGAACTCGTTTACCAACCAGACGCTGGCGCAGCTGGAGCTGTGGCAGAACTCGGCCGCTTACGAGAACAAGGTGTACACCCTGCCCAAGCACCTCGACGAGAAAGTAGCCCGTCTGCACTTGGCCAAAATTGGGGTGGAGCTGGATGAGCTGAAGCCCAAGCAGGCCAGCTACATCGGCGTAGAAGTACAAGGCCCGTTCAAGTCGGACCTGTACCGCTACTAG
- the nadD gene encoding nicotinate (nicotinamide) nucleotide adenylyltransferase: MKPTPKIGLLFGSFNPIHTGHLILAHFMATHTDLDAVWLVVSPQSPFKVGQEMLGEQERFDMVSLAIQHNDRLRALDIEFDMPKPSYTIDTLDELHRRYPDHSFVLLMGEDNLPGLPRWKQSDRILAEYAVYVYPRPGVDATDVNAHPGVQVVEAPLLDISATFIRDCVHTGKSIRYLVPEAVETQILAKGFWR; the protein is encoded by the coding sequence GTGAAGCCAACACCTAAAATAGGGTTGCTCTTCGGCTCCTTTAATCCTATCCATACCGGTCACCTGATTCTGGCCCACTTCATGGCCACGCATACCGATCTGGATGCAGTGTGGCTGGTTGTGTCGCCCCAGAGTCCGTTCAAGGTAGGACAGGAGATGCTGGGAGAACAGGAGCGGTTTGATATGGTAAGCTTAGCCATTCAGCACAACGACCGGCTTCGGGCCTTGGACATCGAATTCGATATGCCTAAGCCCAGCTACACGATTGATACGCTGGACGAGCTGCACCGCCGCTATCCCGACCACAGTTTCGTACTGCTTATGGGCGAAGACAACCTGCCGGGCTTGCCCCGGTGGAAGCAGTCAGACCGGATTTTGGCGGAATACGCCGTGTACGTTTATCCCCGGCCCGGCGTAGATGCCACCGACGTAAATGCCCATCCCGGCGTCCAGGTAGTGGAGGCTCCGCTTCTGGACATATCAGCCACCTTTATTCGCGACTGTGTGCACACTGGTAAGTCAATTCGGTACTTGGTACCTGAAGCAGTAGAAACTCAAATCCTGGCAAAAGGCTTCTGGCGTTAG
- a CDS encoding class I SAM-dependent methyltransferase codes for MNYPLPAAARQYVADHLHDDPATLALQARRYPGLPVPELVRQIQARQKARTKLPAWADNPDLIFPPALSVEQASSARSAAFKASLVSGQRLVDLTGGFGVDASHFAAQIPEVHYVERDPNLVAVVEYNLAQLGITNITCHANDALSFLKSTPDTFDWIYLDPARRNPADKKIYRLQDCEPDVLRILPLLLHKGNRVLLKTSPMLDIEQALLELKQVRRLWVVAVDNECKEVLYELGPEPAVDPERYTVNLLRNGQQQEFRLNKARETRAIARYAEAQGYLYEPNVAVLKAGGFKSVGTAFELLKLGQHSHLYTSDTLRSDFPGRIFRIVATERYDRDVLRAHLGPEARAHVTTRNFPDTVADFRQRTGIREGGNLYMFATTDLQGKLVVLVCEKLTV; via the coding sequence ATGAACTATCCGCTTCCTGCAGCGGCCCGGCAGTACGTTGCCGACCATTTGCATGATGATCCTGCCACGCTGGCCCTCCAGGCCCGTCGCTACCCAGGCCTGCCCGTACCGGAACTGGTGCGCCAAATCCAGGCCCGCCAGAAAGCCCGTACCAAGCTGCCGGCCTGGGCCGATAACCCGGATTTGATTTTTCCGCCGGCTCTGTCGGTAGAGCAGGCATCCTCGGCCCGTTCGGCGGCCTTCAAAGCCAGTCTGGTCAGCGGCCAGCGGCTGGTGGACCTCACCGGCGGCTTTGGGGTTGATGCCTCCCACTTTGCCGCCCAGATTCCGGAGGTGCACTATGTGGAGCGGGACCCGAATCTGGTAGCTGTGGTGGAGTATAATCTGGCTCAACTGGGCATTACCAACATTACCTGCCACGCCAACGACGCGCTGAGCTTTCTGAAAAGCACGCCCGACACGTTCGACTGGATTTATCTGGATCCGGCCCGGCGCAATCCGGCCGACAAGAAGATTTACCGCCTGCAGGACTGTGAGCCCGACGTCCTACGGATTTTGCCCTTGCTGCTGCACAAAGGCAACCGGGTGCTGCTCAAGACCTCACCAATGCTGGACATCGAGCAGGCCTTGCTGGAGCTCAAGCAAGTGCGCCGCCTGTGGGTTGTGGCCGTGGATAACGAGTGCAAGGAAGTCCTGTACGAGCTGGGCCCCGAGCCAGCCGTGGATCCGGAGCGCTACACGGTAAATCTGCTGCGCAATGGTCAGCAGCAGGAGTTCCGGCTCAACAAGGCCCGCGAAACCCGCGCTATTGCCCGCTATGCCGAAGCCCAAGGGTATCTGTACGAGCCCAACGTAGCGGTACTCAAGGCCGGCGGCTTCAAAAGCGTGGGCACTGCCTTCGAGCTACTCAAACTGGGCCAGCACAGCCACCTCTACACTTCCGACACGCTGCGCTCCGACTTCCCCGGCCGGATTTTCCGCATCGTGGCGACCGAGCGCTACGACCGGGACGTGTTGCGGGCCCATCTAGGACCCGAAGCCCGGGCCCACGTCACGACCCGCAACTTCCCCGACACCGTAGCTGATTTCCGCCAGCGCACCGGCATTCGGGAAGGCGGCAACTTATACATGTTTGCCACCACGGACCTGCAGGGTAAGCTGGTCGTGCTGGTGTGTGAGAAGCTGACGGTTTAG
- the gmk gene encoding guanylate kinase, producing the protein MQGKIIAFSAPSGAGKTTIVHRLMEQIPELSFSISACTRDKRGRTEANGKDYYFISVQEFQEKIRHDEFVEWEEVYEGAFYGTLKSEIERIWESGKHAILDVDVKGGLSIKEFYKDRALAIFVKPPSLEVLEQRLRTRATDSASSISARLYKANFELTFEDRFDVTVVNDDLDHATEQAAKLVHDFITAEPAIV; encoded by the coding sequence ATGCAGGGTAAAATCATCGCTTTTTCGGCTCCGTCCGGTGCCGGTAAGACTACTATCGTCCACCGGCTTATGGAACAAATTCCGGAGCTGAGCTTTTCCATTTCGGCCTGTACGCGCGATAAGCGCGGCCGCACCGAAGCCAATGGCAAAGACTATTACTTCATTTCTGTCCAGGAATTCCAGGAGAAGATTCGTCACGACGAGTTTGTAGAGTGGGAAGAAGTGTACGAGGGTGCCTTCTATGGTACTCTTAAATCCGAGATTGAGCGTATCTGGGAGAGCGGCAAGCACGCTATTCTAGACGTAGACGTGAAAGGCGGCTTAAGCATCAAGGAGTTTTACAAAGACCGTGCCTTGGCCATTTTTGTAAAGCCCCCGTCCCTGGAAGTACTGGAGCAGCGTCTGCGCACCCGTGCCACCGACTCGGCTTCTAGTATTTCAGCCCGCCTTTACAAAGCCAATTTCGAGCTCACCTTCGAAGACCGTTTTGATGTCACGGTGGTTAATGATGACCTAGACCATGCCACTGAGCAGGCTGCCAAGCTGGTGCACGACTTTATTACTGCCGAACCCGCTATTGTGTGA
- a CDS encoding glycosyltransferase family 2 protein codes for MLISLSVVIITFNEEANIGRCLEALQDVADDVVVVDSFSTDRTLEICRQHGARVIQHAFEGYVEQKNYATAQARHDYVLQLDADEVLTDELRASIQVVKANWQHAGYTLARLTNYCGSWVRHGGWYPDRKLRLYDRRLGQWVGLLLHERFEVAAGQTVGLLAGDALHYSYHSVEQHVSQLNRFTSISAAELALRGKTRVTLFHLLLKPVWKFVHGYFFRLGFLDGFAGLCIATISAWGVFLKFAKLRTKPASATQPV; via the coding sequence ATGTTGATTTCTCTTTCCGTCGTCATCATCACCTTCAACGAAGAAGCGAATATCGGCCGCTGCCTGGAAGCGCTGCAGGATGTGGCCGACGACGTGGTGGTAGTCGACTCCTTTTCTACTGACCGCACGCTGGAAATCTGTCGGCAGCATGGGGCCCGGGTTATTCAGCATGCTTTCGAGGGCTACGTCGAGCAGAAAAACTACGCCACTGCCCAGGCCCGCCACGACTATGTGTTGCAGCTCGATGCCGATGAGGTCCTCACCGACGAGCTACGGGCTTCCATTCAGGTCGTAAAGGCCAACTGGCAGCACGCGGGCTACACCCTAGCCCGCCTCACCAACTATTGCGGAAGCTGGGTGCGGCACGGTGGCTGGTACCCCGACCGGAAGCTGCGCCTCTACGACCGGCGCCTGGGGCAGTGGGTAGGCCTGCTGCTGCACGAGCGGTTTGAGGTAGCCGCCGGGCAGACGGTAGGCCTGCTGGCCGGCGACGCGCTGCACTATTCCTACCATTCCGTGGAGCAGCATGTAAGTCAGCTCAACCGGTTCACCAGCATTTCGGCCGCCGAGCTGGCCCTACGTGGTAAAACCCGGGTTACGCTGTTTCATCTGCTGCTCAAACCCGTCTGGAAGTTTGTGCACGGCTACTTTTTCCGGCTAGGTTTTCTCGACGGATTTGCCGGGCTGTGCATCGCCACGATTTCCGCCTGGGGAGTCTTTCTCAAATTTGCCAAGCTGCGTACCAAACCGGCTTCCGCCACTCAGCCCGTATGA
- a CDS encoding DNA-3-methyladenine glycosylase has translation MPKLPLAFYQRPDVVQIARDLLGKYLFSNIDGVLTGGRIVETEAYAHINDQACHSHLGRYTARTKVMYEAGGVAYTYLIYGRYVLFNIITNATGKADAVLIRGLEPTEGIPEMLLRRGLTKSARNLTGGPGLLTQALGITTKHYGTDLTGDLIWMEDHQEPVSEDLIVASPRVGIDYAGLDAALPWRFRLKGSPWTSPAK, from the coding sequence ATGCCCAAGCTTCCCCTTGCCTTTTACCAGCGCCCCGACGTAGTCCAGATTGCCCGCGACTTACTCGGAAAATATCTTTTCAGCAACATTGACGGCGTGCTTACCGGCGGCCGGATCGTCGAAACGGAGGCCTATGCCCATATCAACGACCAGGCCTGCCATTCTCATTTGGGCCGTTACACGGCCCGCACTAAGGTAATGTACGAGGCCGGCGGCGTGGCCTACACGTACCTGATTTACGGCCGCTATGTACTCTTCAACATCATTACCAACGCAACTGGCAAGGCCGATGCCGTCCTCATCCGGGGCCTAGAGCCTACCGAAGGCATTCCCGAAATGCTGTTGCGCCGCGGCCTCACGAAGTCGGCCCGCAACCTGACCGGGGGGCCCGGCCTGCTCACTCAGGCCCTGGGCATCACCACCAAGCACTACGGCACCGACCTGACTGGCGACCTGATCTGGATGGAAGACCATCAAGAGCCCGTCAGCGAGGACCTAATCGTCGCCAGCCCCCGCGTCGGCATCGACTACGCCGGCCTCGATGCCGCCTTGCCCTGGCGCTTCCGCCTCAAAGGCAGCCCCTGGACCAGTCCGGCTAAATAA
- a CDS encoding TonB-dependent receptor, producing the protein MAKPTAGRAQQLPADSVRQIQQVQQLPTVRIQAGLPSRYAVGSRTLTLDSVALAQYRSGTVADVLSARTPLYIKNYGPGQLSSISIRGTSARHTAVLWNGLNISLPSLGESDFALLPNSGATQVQVQHGPASALYGSSAIGGTVLLSSPARWNTGPRASVQTELGSFGLQANSLEGGFSNARVAVRTSASQRSAQNDFPFEVREASGMVRHRQENSAFRQWSLAQDVQLRTGQHSEWQAAAWLTDADRQIQPSMGSANTHARQRDQSRRLLAGYHHVAARHETGVRVAWFEDVLNYRSDDVTSNSRVQTTQAQADHTFTFRPNASLRVGAEAQHFSGRVDGYQQSIDENRYAGFVLLRYDPRPTLHLTANLRQALLPGRRAPLTPTLGAKWQFWQTTTQMLSVKANASRSYRAPTLNERFWPTGDPNLAPESGLGYEGGLTHEWKPQEGLALQSELTGYHQLVDNWVQWLPDRLGRYTPKNLRQVRAQGVEAGTHLRWTHLRYQLRAGVEYAYTQSRKVRGYNDDPDPVNQQLAYVPLHAAAFSTDHSWRRWVLSTVLTYTGTRFIDATGSNKLPGYTLLNATVGHTVRVTPAWSATVLVQGFNLTNLVYQSYEYRAMPLRSGSVSLRVNWH; encoded by the coding sequence TTGGCTAAGCCAACGGCAGGGCGTGCCCAGCAGCTGCCCGCCGACTCGGTACGGCAGATTCAGCAGGTACAGCAGCTGCCCACGGTCCGGATTCAGGCCGGGCTGCCCAGCCGCTATGCCGTCGGTAGCCGCACGCTCACCCTTGACTCGGTAGCCCTGGCCCAGTACCGCAGCGGCACCGTGGCCGATGTATTGTCGGCCCGCACGCCCCTTTATATTAAGAACTACGGACCGGGGCAGCTGTCCTCTATTTCGATTCGGGGTACCTCGGCCCGTCACACCGCTGTGCTCTGGAACGGGCTCAATATCAGCCTGCCATCCTTGGGCGAGTCAGATTTTGCCTTGCTGCCCAACAGCGGTGCTACCCAGGTACAGGTACAGCACGGCCCGGCCAGCGCCTTGTATGGCAGCAGCGCCATTGGCGGCACCGTGCTACTTTCTTCACCGGCCCGGTGGAATACCGGTCCGCGGGCGTCGGTCCAAACGGAGCTGGGCAGCTTTGGCTTGCAGGCCAACAGCCTGGAAGGGGGCTTCAGCAATGCCCGCGTAGCGGTGCGCACCAGTGCCTCCCAACGCTCGGCCCAGAACGACTTTCCGTTTGAGGTGCGCGAAGCCAGCGGCATGGTACGGCACCGCCAGGAAAATTCCGCCTTCCGCCAGTGGAGTCTGGCCCAGGATGTGCAGCTGCGCACCGGACAGCACAGTGAGTGGCAGGCCGCCGCCTGGCTGACCGATGCTGACCGGCAGATTCAGCCCTCAATGGGCTCGGCCAACACCCACGCCCGGCAGCGCGACCAAAGCCGCCGCCTGCTGGCCGGCTACCACCACGTAGCGGCGCGTCACGAGACGGGGGTGCGGGTGGCATGGTTTGAAGACGTGCTCAACTACCGCTCCGACGACGTGACCAGCAATTCCCGGGTGCAGACCACCCAGGCGCAGGCGGACCACACCTTTACGTTTCGGCCCAACGCGAGTCTGCGCGTGGGCGCAGAAGCCCAGCACTTCAGCGGGCGGGTAGATGGCTACCAGCAGTCCATTGACGAAAACCGCTACGCCGGCTTTGTCCTGCTGCGCTACGACCCGCGGCCCACGCTGCATCTGACGGCCAACTTGCGCCAAGCCTTGCTGCCGGGCCGACGGGCTCCCCTCACTCCGACTCTGGGCGCGAAGTGGCAATTCTGGCAAACCACCACCCAGATGCTGTCCGTGAAGGCCAACGCCTCGCGCAGTTATCGGGCTCCCACGCTCAACGAGCGGTTCTGGCCCACCGGCGACCCAAACCTGGCACCCGAATCGGGGCTGGGCTACGAGGGCGGACTGACCCACGAGTGGAAACCCCAGGAAGGCTTGGCCCTACAGAGTGAACTGACCGGCTACCATCAGCTCGTGGATAACTGGGTGCAGTGGCTGCCCGACCGCCTGGGCCGCTACACACCCAAAAATCTGCGTCAGGTGCGGGCCCAGGGAGTAGAGGCTGGGACACATTTGCGCTGGACTCACCTGCGCTACCAGCTGCGGGCCGGGGTAGAATACGCCTACACCCAATCGAGGAAAGTGCGCGGCTACAACGACGACCCTGACCCGGTAAACCAGCAGCTGGCCTACGTACCCCTGCACGCGGCAGCATTCAGCACCGACCACAGCTGGCGGCGCTGGGTACTTTCTACGGTTCTGACCTATACCGGTACCCGCTTTATCGACGCCACGGGCAGCAACAAGCTGCCGGGCTATACCCTACTCAATGCCACGGTGGGCCACACGGTGCGAGTCACGCCAGCATGGTCGGCTACGGTGCTGGTGCAGGGCTTCAACCTGACCAACCTAGTGTACCAGAGCTACGAGTACCGCGCCATGCCGCTACGCTCGGGCAGCGTGAGTTTGCGCGTGAACTGGCACTAG
- a CDS encoding glycosyltransferase family 9 protein, whose product MRTFLISRTDAIGDVVLTLPVCGLLKQHMPGCQVVLIGRTYTQAVAEACPWVDAFLNYDELLKHSEAEQVAALRSYKAEAIVHVYPNKVLARLAQKAGIPVRIGTRNRWIHWLTCNRLVALSRRNSVLHEAQLNVKLLQPLGLAQEGALDELVPLVRLQATEPLPTAVHQLLAARRAGQLNVILHPRSRGSAREWGLDHFGTLAKLLHEAGHRVFVTGTVAEGEELATWLEEHAAYLAGNLTGQLSLAQLLSCIAAADGLVAASTGPLHLAAALGRHALGLYPPMRPTHPGRWAPLGAHAEYLVFDRPDCSDCRQQPAACTCIKALAPLQVAHLVLSWAPLPSGLS is encoded by the coding sequence ATGAGAACCTTCCTCATCAGCCGCACCGATGCCATTGGCGACGTAGTCCTGACGCTGCCCGTGTGTGGTTTGCTCAAGCAACACATGCCTGGCTGCCAGGTAGTGCTTATTGGTCGCACCTACACCCAGGCTGTGGCCGAAGCCTGCCCCTGGGTCGATGCTTTTCTGAACTATGACGAATTGCTCAAGCATAGCGAAGCTGAGCAAGTAGCCGCCCTGCGCTCCTATAAAGCCGAGGCCATTGTACACGTATATCCCAACAAGGTGCTGGCCCGGCTGGCGCAAAAAGCGGGAATTCCCGTGCGCATTGGTACTCGCAACCGCTGGATTCACTGGCTTACCTGCAACCGCCTGGTAGCGCTGAGCCGCCGCAACTCGGTACTACACGAAGCGCAACTGAACGTGAAGCTGTTGCAGCCGCTGGGCTTGGCGCAGGAAGGTGCGCTAGACGAGCTGGTGCCTTTGGTCCGGCTGCAGGCTACCGAGCCGTTGCCCACCGCCGTGCACCAGCTGCTGGCTGCTCGGCGTGCCGGACAACTTAACGTCATTTTGCATCCTCGCTCCCGCGGTAGCGCCCGGGAATGGGGCCTCGACCATTTTGGCACGCTGGCCAAGCTGCTGCATGAGGCCGGTCACCGGGTATTCGTTACCGGGACAGTAGCGGAAGGGGAAGAGTTGGCCACTTGGCTTGAGGAACACGCTGCTTATCTAGCCGGCAACCTGACCGGGCAATTGTCCCTGGCGCAGTTGCTCAGCTGTATTGCCGCTGCCGATGGGTTGGTAGCTGCCAGTACGGGTCCACTGCATTTGGCTGCTGCCCTGGGCCGGCACGCCTTAGGCCTGTACCCACCCATGCGGCCCACCCACCCCGGAAGATGGGCCCCGCTCGGAGCACATGCCGAGTACCTGGTCTTCGACCGGCCCGACTGCTCTGACTGCCGCCAGCAGCCTGCGGCGTGTACCTGCATCAAAGCCCTTGCGCCCTTGCAGGTGGCCCACCTAGTCCTGAGCTGGGCCCCGCTGCCCTCTGGTTTATCCTAA
- a CDS encoding DUF4397 domain-containing protein, protein MKTSLNILQRRFIWAVIPAALAFTGCGDDEDSATPAPEQGRVVVVNGAAGINVPVKVLAGDAEKASLAYGQNSSYTNLNTGDQIFKVNVASSGQNVVTQPSYKIENNKSYSYFLYTPSATVNGAGLIAPDDLTAPAANKAKIRLVNLALATTGPLRLSQQLAVGYSDIIPDVAFPGVSNFIEINPGPLNLAVSAGNPSLPVYQVGDGSGTGTGTKTYEAGKIYTVVVRGDANNLDPERKPRAVLMQNN, encoded by the coding sequence ATGAAAACCTCATTAAACATCCTGCAGCGCCGTTTTATTTGGGCGGTTATCCCTGCTGCATTGGCTTTTACTGGCTGCGGCGATGACGAAGATTCTGCAACTCCCGCTCCCGAGCAAGGCCGCGTCGTAGTGGTAAATGGTGCTGCCGGCATCAACGTACCCGTGAAGGTACTGGCCGGCGACGCCGAAAAAGCCTCGCTAGCGTACGGTCAAAACAGCTCTTACACCAACCTCAATACCGGGGACCAGATTTTCAAGGTAAACGTGGCTTCCTCGGGGCAGAACGTAGTGACGCAGCCTTCGTACAAAATTGAGAATAATAAGAGCTATTCTTACTTCTTGTATACGCCCAGCGCTACCGTCAACGGTGCCGGGCTAATAGCTCCCGACGACCTGACGGCCCCAGCGGCCAACAAAGCCAAGATTCGTCTGGTAAACCTGGCCTTGGCCACCACTGGTCCGTTGCGCCTGAGCCAGCAGCTGGCCGTGGGCTACTCGGATATTATCCCGGATGTAGCCTTCCCCGGTGTTTCCAACTTTATTGAAATCAACCCTGGACCACTGAACCTGGCTGTATCGGCCGGTAACCCCAGCTTGCCCGTGTACCAGGTAGGTGACGGCAGCGGCACTGGCACGGGTACCAAAACTTACGAAGCTGGTAAAATCTACACGGTCGTAGTACGCGGCGACGCCAACAACCTCGACCCCGAGCGCAAGCCCCGCGCCGTGCTCATGCAAAATAACTAG
- a CDS encoding O-antigen ligase family protein has protein sequence MTFSSPGNTVRSAYYDGRLSQYLLLVACLAGVVGLFVARALVSLSPVAAVVAALLNPAIRQEVPRWLRNGAAIRLALLYVLLLSSGFYTSAWDVWRHEVFRQLPLLGVPLAFSLAVPLSPRQRYAVGSFFTIGISLIGLATLWKYLLNPTEANYLIETGQNIASVTRIFHIHFSIMLVLAVYFGFLLQREAQAPAILRWVLRGAVLACAVVLHVLAYRTGLLAFYAMLLVDVVLVVINRQVLAGLALLVCLLAVPYLAYTNLPSIQRRVGGSLHDVNQFLEGHDINSSSLSQRLAAWQTAQAVAARSPWLGVGPADAFDAMMQEYSWRDYGLRAEHRAMIHNQYLHYLVASGLVGLFLWLLVLLTPLLQPAMRQNPYVVHFLVILGAAMLVDSLLEVQIGFNLFVFLYGFLVVSTEREVRMVQQNPS, from the coding sequence ATGACATTTTCCTCCCCGGGAAATACGGTGCGTAGCGCTTACTACGATGGTCGACTTTCCCAATATTTGCTGCTGGTAGCTTGCTTGGCTGGGGTAGTGGGCTTGTTTGTCGCCCGGGCCCTGGTATCCCTGAGTCCCGTGGCCGCCGTGGTAGCAGCGCTTCTGAATCCTGCTATTCGGCAGGAAGTGCCACGGTGGCTACGCAATGGAGCCGCTATTCGGCTGGCCTTGCTGTATGTACTGCTCCTGTCTAGTGGTTTCTACACCTCGGCCTGGGACGTGTGGCGGCACGAGGTGTTTCGCCAGTTGCCGCTGCTGGGCGTCCCGCTGGCTTTTTCCTTGGCCGTTCCTCTCAGTCCCCGTCAGCGCTACGCCGTGGGCAGTTTCTTCACCATCGGTATTTCACTCATTGGCCTTGCTACGCTGTGGAAATACCTGCTCAACCCCACAGAAGCCAACTACCTTATCGAAACAGGCCAGAACATAGCTTCCGTTACCCGTATTTTCCATATCCACTTCAGCATCATGCTGGTATTGGCCGTGTACTTTGGCTTTTTGCTCCAACGCGAAGCGCAGGCTCCAGCCATTCTGCGCTGGGTACTCCGCGGGGCAGTACTGGCCTGCGCAGTTGTCTTGCACGTGTTGGCATACCGCACCGGCCTGTTGGCCTTCTATGCCATGCTGCTCGTCGATGTCGTGCTAGTGGTCATCAACCGCCAGGTACTGGCTGGACTGGCACTGCTGGTTTGCCTGCTGGCAGTGCCTTATCTGGCTTATACTAACCTGCCTTCGATTCAGCGGCGGGTAGGCGGTTCTCTCCACGATGTAAACCAGTTTCTGGAAGGCCACGATATCAACAGCTCCTCCCTGTCACAGCGCTTGGCTGCCTGGCAAACTGCGCAGGCCGTGGCGGCGCGTAGCCCCTGGCTGGGGGTAGGCCCAGCCGATGCTTTCGATGCCATGATGCAGGAGTACTCCTGGCGGGATTATGGACTACGCGCCGAACATCGGGCCATGATTCATAATCAGTACTTACACTACTTGGTGGCCAGCGGGCTAGTCGGACTATTTCTTTGGTTGCTGGTTCTTCTTACACCTCTGCTGCAACCCGCAATGCGGCAGAACCCGTACGTAGTGCATTTCCTCGTGATACTAGGGGCGGCCATGCTGGTCGATTCCCTGTTGGAAGTCCAGATTGGCTTCAACCTTTTCGTATTTCTTTACGGCTTTCTCGTAGTAAGCACGGAAAGGGAGGTTCGAATGGTCCAACAAAACCCTTCTTGA
- a CDS encoding sigma-70 family RNA polymerase sigma factor: MSDSPERVPKLSKEEKDRRFQAELMPVLDSLYNFAFRLTLDEDDANDLVQETYLKAYRFFEYFEQGTNAKAWLFRILKNSFINDFRKKSKQPAKVDYSEIEGYYNTEDVEAEGDAGSTSSDMRQQAVRDLIGDEVASALNSLPVDFRTVIILCDLEGFTYEEMAKVLDIPIGTVRSRLHRARNFLKEKLEKYAKSMGYGNDIDGSDVEDENE; the protein is encoded by the coding sequence ATGAGCGATTCTCCCGAACGGGTTCCGAAGTTGAGCAAAGAGGAAAAAGACCGCCGTTTTCAGGCGGAATTGATGCCTGTGCTCGATTCGCTGTACAACTTTGCCTTCCGCCTCACCCTCGACGAGGACGATGCCAACGACCTCGTCCAGGAGACTTATTTGAAGGCCTACCGCTTCTTTGAGTACTTCGAGCAGGGAACCAACGCCAAAGCGTGGCTGTTTCGCATCCTGAAAAATTCGTTCATCAACGACTTCCGGAAAAAGAGTAAGCAGCCCGCTAAAGTTGACTACAGCGAAATAGAGGGCTACTACAATACCGAAGACGTGGAGGCCGAAGGCGACGCGGGTAGCACGTCGTCAGATATGCGGCAGCAGGCCGTGCGCGACCTTATCGGTGATGAAGTCGCCAGCGCTCTGAATTCTCTGCCCGTTGACTTTCGCACCGTCATTATCCTCTGCGACCTGGAAGGGTTTACTTATGAGGAAATGGCGAAAGTTTTGGATATTCCGATCGGGACTGTCCGCTCCCGCCTGCATCGGGCGCGCAATTTTTTGAAGGAGAAATTAGAAAAATACGCAAAATCAATGGGCTACGGTAACGATATCGACGGCTCTGATGTTGAGGACGAAAACGAATAA